Proteins from one Malania oleifera isolate guangnan ecotype guangnan chromosome 4, ASM2987363v1, whole genome shotgun sequence genomic window:
- the LOC131152778 gene encoding 5'-adenylylsulfate reductase 1, chloroplastic-like codes for MASATASSTAVSSSISSRLVASPESKALRIGTFRPLDHAHVPAAAAVKFSRRRCSVKPLNAEPKRSDSTVPFAATIAAPEVVEKPVTEDYEQLAKELEHASPLQIMDKALETYGNDIAIAFSGAEDVALIEYAHLTGRPFRVFSLDTGRLNPETYQFFDTVEKHYGIRIEYMFPDAVEVQALVRSKGLYSFYEDGHQECCRVRKVRPLRRALKGLRAWVTGQRKDQSPGTRAEIPVVQVDPSFEGMDGGIGCLVKWNPVANVEGQDIWSFLRAMNVPVNSLHSQGYISIGCEPCTRPVLPGQHEREGRWWWEDAKAKECGLHKGNIQQEGTAQLNGNGNGAAHPNGDASLADIFNTDNLVTLSRTGMENLARLDNRREPWFVVLYAPWCRFCQAMEGSFVELADKLAGSGVKVGKFRADGEQKEFAQRELQLGSLPTILFFPKHSSRPIKYPSEKRDVDSLMAFVNALR; via the exons ATGGCGTCGGCGACTGCTTCTTCTACTGCAGTTTCTAGTTCCATATCTTCGCGCCTTGTTGCGTCTCCAGAATCCAAAG CTCTGCGAATTGGTACTTTTCGGCCGTTGGATCATGCTCATGTACCGGCGGCGGCGGCTGTGAAATTCTCTCGGAGACGATGCTCGGTCAAGCCATTGAATGCTGAACCAAAACGCAGCGATTCGACTGTCCCTTTTGCAGCAACCATCGCTGCTCCTG AGGTGGTTGAGAAGCCGGTGACGGAGGATTATGAGCAATTGGCTAAAGAACTCGAGCACGCTTCTCCCCTTCAAATAATGGACAAAGCCTTGGAGACATATGGAAACGACATAGCAATTGCATTCAG tGGCGCAGAGGATGTTGCTTTGATCGAGTATGCTCATTTAACTGGTCGCCCATTTCGGGTATTCAGCTTAGACACTGGAAGGCTTAATCCAGAGACATATCAGTTTTTTGACACCGTTGAGAAGCACTACGGTATCCGCATTGAGTATATGTTTCCAGATGCTGTTGAGGTTCAGGCATTGGTTAGGAGCAAGGGACTGTACTCTTTCTATGAGGATGGCCATCAGGAGTGCTGCCGTGTGAGGAAAGTTAGACCCCTTAGGCGGGCTCTTAAGGGTCTGCGTGCTTGGGTTACTGGTCAGAGGAAGGATCAGTCCCCGGGCACAAGGGCTGAAATCCCGGTAGTCCAGGTGGATCCTTCCTTCGAAGGCATGGATGGTGGGATTGGGTGCCTTGTGAAGTGGAACCCAGTCGCAAATGTGGAGGGCCAAGATATATGGAGTTTCCTCAGGGCAATGAACGTGCCTGTGAATTCATTGCATTCCCAAGGATACATCTCAATTGGGTGTGAGCCATGTACAAGGCCTGTTCTACCAGGGCAACACGAGAGGGAGGGAAGGTGGTGGTGGGAGGATGCTAAGGCCAAGGAGTGTGGCCTCCATAAAGGAAATATTCAACAAGAAGGAACAGCCCAGCTCAATGGCAACGGGAATGGGGCTGCCCATCCAAATGGAGATGCATCTTTAGCTGATATTTTCAACACAGACAATTTGGTCACCTTAAGCAGGACTGGGATGGAGAATTTGGCAAGGTTGGATAACCGAAGAGAACCATGGTTTGTTGTACTCTACGCACCTTGGTGCCGTTTCTGCCAG GCAATGGAAGGATCGTTCGTTGAATTGGCGGATAAATTGGCTGGGAGTGGAGTGAAGGTAGGGAAGTTCAGGGCTGATGGCGAGCAGAAAGAATTTGCACAGAGAGAACTGCAGCTTGGTAGCCTTCCCACGATACTTTTCTTCCCTAAACACTCATCTCGGCCCATAAAGTACCCATCGGAGAAGAGAGATGTGGATTCATTGATGGCTTTTGTGAATGCTCTGAGATGA